The Pygocentrus nattereri isolate fPygNat1 chromosome 17, fPygNat1.pri, whole genome shotgun sequence genome window below encodes:
- the brca2 gene encoding breast cancer type 2 susceptibility protein isoform X1, with translation MIEDFFHQIETELGPLSSDWFEELTVKAYKDGHCPVAVERESSHTEGGMFRAPMGTPGLDSQMSSTPRIFRHRGPRSPDSILGRSPDSGMQTPLSALQWTDSSPGLFGSAKDRSFLCFCSPQFTKAYGSLKKNDCFGLLDTPKSSLAQDASAKRISESLGAQLNPDLSWSSSFNTPSAMSPTVILTRKEAQPSPVSFLKDKEVIIVRKLFPSLSKDTDTTSESASTAQHNVTDGNAKGQRPDESFDSVDALWRQTVPDAIKDGNVRNTVESVLDGADDVLSIFFSNTGSALRRVKTKERTKKRGNGVSKEVKSAELSTECCIDNPLAAKLDPDMSPSEYCAASDSKSPLKNKDFSHWSPLSLSDVQDSKAKQECFSELPNEHTNLVSVNSDSEQLVLRDIITQPDQLSSCTVEKQKSCPDSYPERSQPRNSLSPSPALNFSRKARKFVYRVQSPCSLSLGSKRATQGALTEKHYEDPSDADESKQTKDDTCTADSGAFLVRSGLSTVKQVNPATLNMDHGLDMTQLCKAFAEDFSQEVNLEKSPNRSTGIDHNVLITSPCMSQTVEISEVQLKAETEKQCDDHQGFHSNQQEKSAFAKETVNLTNMLSLESMTSENLKHDSGCCVTLSDFSGATTSCNGAGLDHHGFKTANNKIIFTPPEAVMKAKAILDMVEECMTVKVSSPRTDLPKVSHDPVVTSSATAAWPSVSHGQGIGNGEETADFTQNASSEIVADHIPNSFLLRTNDSGFRTASNRSITVSAIHLEKAKDIFKQLEEENSDLCPSNSGKLEVQNVNNARLSKFDFRNNHTNHSNVEGNCFLTASQKADVTELCSMLEDADSQYEFTQFRQAKLCSKFLDSAQHEKEWDPAILSGIDFDDSFNCDIERQASRKHHAKMDKPNQHTAVQSIYESKSFNVPQETSNANLSLTDGSLGPDGKEAAKALKVETKTSEDKSFCIGFKTAKGKSVNISEKYLSKARSLFADLEDCEAHFSTKCDHMKVALEKNEKQLSDHHATEPSPVTCSNEPFGHKKKAELEPESEGNGCKGNTSLVTEETQICSTENLENAQGNKDQKPDVLQFNMVNFGFSTAGGKQLKVSEKSLLNAKKLLNEVANCEEAANKCEAPASLKAQPKTKAVDSSRISLHNSNLLIDALHDSKISDKHLTKGGEQSSKNSTEIRWKMSGNPTPQSIQSNGFKMANGKVVSVSASAIERSKTFFKDIDSSVDTPDETKSKEVNAKLDLKVERSQPVFVSGFKMASGKGVSFSETALMKSKAFFEDCDLDCSDHSQGKGEKSSVMNNCGFKAVKGNMVHSPGLDSLSKNAASLKEEPAFLNKYVEKESTKTSAEILQCTSGFSTASGKMVSVSAEALHRAKSVFDDPNDASPCKKTMEISEEKSVSKTETAVPGRSWGFSTASGRIVTISDKALEKAKNLLTGCEVEGLAPNGGLLNSTKTSSVDPKQITYFNTASDKTVVVPEKAMKEAKAVFAGGEDVSPGLQEIESPLTSQKGQQKSPHSSALSTKNKAMLVNAGSSKGNQKGGNPTPDNFRAGNVGFSTASGKGVSVSKSALQVAFEMFRDCDVQPVTHENLQCMKTECQYSKSSEKCPPEVQELDQIGQTRAATPSLSSQEIHSDASPLTRHSLDINGCTVTQQKYFEQEAMACTKALLEDDLNERSLLETLEDTDSRKSPAVSLKRSLEAAIVEGKWMSDVGLTGQPPLKRRLISEFGQISDRASICAPVKSSPNGTLKDRRVHLKPSITHPSRNFMDQKISSSDLQTASSLSSGQKRGSDPKAVMFVPPFRKNNKSEVEKTCIPRDIAKVPSVFVPPVKKDSVVSVHHVRSSQKSSTDSESPSISSSGCEKKMANPEVKSHTVVKNVVEDMKKEKEVEEDMTLEDLSVQTHQEKVTETWQQSLELARDMQDMRIRKKKRQSIRPLPGSFYLAKTSGVARISLREAVEYKCPLQHTQEQLYQYGVHCNVSQITSENAESFRFSFDDFFKRKAFIENTGVQLADGGWLIPDNRGTMGKEEFYRALCDTPGVDPKLISEAWVFNHYRWIVWKRACMERAFPEVMGSRCLTPEQVLLQLKLRYDTEVDCSQRSALKKIMERDDTPAKTLVLCMCGIAKSGHSEARTEKSVAATDAKSESPAVVIWLTDGWYSIKALLDPPLSAMVQKGRLRIGGKVMIHGAELVGSHDACPPLEAPDSLMLKISANSTRRAHWDSKLGFHKDPRPFRLPLSSLYPNGGVVGCVDIIVLRSYPTQWMEKKSGVFVFRNDRAEDREARRHSSAKQKTMELLFSKIQAQFEREEEDKKKNRRRRRFRCHEIENLQDGEDLYEAMESDPAYVEAHLSAGQMEVVSSYRRSVAEQRQAELQDRLRKAVQEAEEAEGGCPNRDVTPVWKLSITDFNNSNCIYTLNIWRPSVELRSLLREGCRYKAYHLAASMAKKRSGTTSIQFTATKKTRFQDIEVCPEWLSTHFPARQLASFRDLQNPGFSSPCGEVDVVGYVISILDRQAPSPVLYLVDDKFDFVSVRSFSSLVQLALEDLVKPFALLAVSNLQLRELSGPVPRLYAGEQALFSINSKETHLQEAVAHLKTFVQSYENFFSVAEEKLSNLIPPGNLKSVQSPRTLGVPSMPKPNSKMNITPQQSRVFSPFTPVTKRAPASTAQTTEAKDPKSLKRKRGIDYLSRVPSPPPLSPLSIVTSPSVKKTFNPPRRSGPPQLACPDPALTRRSASPAVEEQWVKDEELAMINTQTLVD, from the exons ATGATTGAAGACTTTTTTCATCAAATTGAAACAG AGCTTGGCCCGCTTAGCTCAGATTGGTTTGAGGAGCTGACCGTGAAAGCGTATAAAGATGGACACTGCCCTGTTGCTGTGGAGAGAGAGTCGTCACATACAGAAGGTGGTATGTTCAGAGCACCAATGGGAACACCGGGCTTGGACAGTCAGATGTCTTCAACGCCCAGAATATTTAGGCACAGAGGACCACGGTCTCCTGACTCAATTCTTGGACGTTCTCCGGACTCAG GTATGCAGACCCCATTGTCAGCGTTGCAATGGACAGACTCAAGCCCAGGCCTGTTTGGCTCAGCAAAAGACAg atcTTTTCTTTGCTTCTGTAGCCCGCAGTTTACAAAAGCCTATGGATCACTAAAGAAAAATGACTGCTTTG GCCTGCTTGACACACCAAAAAGTTCACTG GCTCAAGATGCATCAGCAAAACGCATCTCGGAGAGTCTTGGAGCTCAGTTAAATCCTGATTTGTCTTGGAGCAGCTCCTTCAACACACCATCAGCTATGAGCCCTACAGTTATTTTGA CAAGAAAAGAAGCCCAGCCTTCACCAGTAAGTTTCCTTAAAGACAAAGAAGTCATT ATTGTACGGAAGTTATTTCCATCACTCTCAAAAGACACAGATACAACATCCGAAAGTGCATCCACTGCGCAACACAACG TAACAGATGGAAATGCTAAGGGACAAAGGCCAGATGAATCATTTGACAGCGTGGATGCTCTCTGGAGGCAAACAGTACCAGATGCAATAAAGGATGGCAATGTCCGCAACACGGTGGAGAGTGTTCTCGACGGTGCAGATGATGTCCTGTCGATTTTCTTCAGCAATACTGGCTCAGCTCTGCGACGGgttaaaactaaagaaagaacaaagaaaagagGGAATGGTGTTTCTAAGGAGGTGAAATCTGCTGAGCTTTCAACAGAATGCTGTATTGATAATCCTTTAGCAGCAAAGTTGGATCCTGATATGAGCCCATCGGAATACTGTGCTGCTTCTGATTCAAAAAGTCCCCTAAAAAACAAAGACTTCTCACATTGGAGTCCTCTGAGTTTGTCTGATGTGCAGGACTCGAAAGCAAAGCAAGAGTGCTTTTCTGAACTGCCAAATGAGCACACTAATCTTGTATCAGTTAACAGTGATTCAGAACAGCTTGTTCTTAGAGACATTATCACACAACCTGACCAGCTTTCTTCCTGCACTGTTGAGAAACAGAAGAGTTGTCCTGATTCATATCCAGAGAGATCACAGCCGAGAAACTCTTTGTCACCATCTCCTGCACTGAACTTCTCCAGAAAAGCCAGGAAGTTTGTATATCGAGTGCAAAGTCCATGTTCCTTAAGTTTAGGAAGTAAACGTGCTACACAAG gtgCTTTGACTGAAAAACACTATGAGGACCCCTCTGATGCTGATGAGTCTAAACAGACAAAAGATGACACGTGCACAGCAGACTCTGGAGCGTTTTTGGTGCGATCAGGTTTAAGTACTGTTAAGCAGGTTAATCCAGCAACCCTAAACATGGACCATGGCCTTGATATGACACAGCTTTGCAAAGCATTTGCAGAAGATTTCTCTCAGGAAGTGAATTTGGAAAAGTCACCAAACAGAAGTACAGGGATTGACCACAATGTTCTCATTACGTCACCTTGCATGTCTCAGACTGTGGAAATAAGTGAAGTCCAACTAAAAGCAGAAACTGAGAAACAGTGTGATGACCACCAGGGCTTTCACAGCAATCAACAGGAAAAATCAGCTTTTGCAAAAGAAACAGTCAACTTAACAAATATGCTAAGTTTAGAGAGCATGACCTCTGAAAATCTGAAGCATGACAGTGGCTGTTGTGTCACCTTATCTGATTTCAGCGGAGCAACTACATCGTGTAATGGTGCTGGACTTGACCATCATGGTTTTAAAACCGCCAATAATAAGATAATATTCACCCCACctgaagctgtaatgaaggccaAAGCAATATTAGATATGGTGGAAGAATGTATGACTGTTAAAGTCAGTTCACCCAGAACTGACCTGCCAAAAGTATCACACGACCCAGTTGTAACAAGCTCTGCAACAGCTGCATGGCCTTCAGTAAGCCATGGGCAAGGTATCGGGAATGGAGAAGAAACTGCAGATTTTACACAAAATGCCAGTTCAGAGATAGTCGCAGATCATATTCCGAACTCTTTCCTTTTACGAACAAATGATTCTGGTTTCAGAACGGCTTCTAACAGAAGTATTACTGTATCAGCTATTCATCTTGAGAAAGCTAAAGACATTTTCAAGCAGTTGGAGGAAGAAAACTCTGATTTATGTCCATCAAATTCTGGAAAGTTGGAAGTCCAAAACGTTAACAATGCCAGACTTTCTAAATTTGACTTCAGAAACAACCATACTAACCACAGCAATGTTGAGGGGAACTGTTTTTTGACAGCATCTCAAAAAGCTGATGTAACGGAATTGTGCAGCATGTTGGAAGATGCAGACAGTCAGTATGAATTTACTCAGTTTAGACAAGCAAAGCTGTGTTCAAAATTTCTGGATAGTGCTCAGCATGAGAAAGAATGGGATCCTGCTATACTTTCCGGTATTGACTTTGATGATAGTTTTAATTGTGATATTGAGAGACAAGCGTCCAGGAAGCATCATGCAAAGATGGATAAGCCTAATCAGCACACTGCAGTTCAAAGTATATATGAGAGCAAGTCATTCAATGTTCCTCAGGAAACATCAAATGCAAACCTTTCTTTGACTGATGGCAGTTTGGGCCCAGACGGTAAAGAAGCAGCAAAGGCTTTAAAGGTAGAGACGAAGACAAGTGAAGATAAATCATTTTGTATTGGCTTTAAAACAGCTAAAGGAAAGTCTGTAAACATCTCTGAGAAATATCTCAGCAAGGCAAGGAGCCTCTTTGCAGATTTGGAAGATTGTGAAGCACACTTTAGTACTAAGTGTGACCACATGAAAGTTGCgcttgaaaaaaatgaaaaacagttaaGTGACCATCATGCGACTGAGCCCTCACCCGTAACTTGCAGCAATGAGCCATTTGGCCATAAGAAAAAAGCTGAGCTTGAACCAGAGTCAGAAGGAAATGGGTGTAAAGGAAATACAAGCTTGGTCACAGAAGAAACTCAGATATGCAGTACAGAAAATCTGGAAAATGCTCAAGGCAATAAAGATCAAAAACCAGATGTACTTCAATTTAACATGGTGAATTTTGGGTTTAGTACTGCTGGAGGGAAGCAACTGAAGGTGTCAGAAAAATCTCTTCTGAATGCAAAGAAACTTTTAAATGAGGTTGCAAACTGTGAAGAAGCTGCTAATAAGTGTGAAGCTCCTGCCTCTTTAAAAGCCCAGCCAAAAACTAAAGCTGTTGACTCAAGTAGGATTTCACTACATAATTCTAATTTGTTGATCGATGCACTTCATGATTCAAAGATATCGGACAAACATTTAACAAAAGGTGGAGAACAAAGCTCTAAAAATAGCACAGAAATAAGATGGAAAATGAGTGGAAATCCCACTCCGCAGTCCATACAGAGTAATGGGTTTAAAATGGCCAATGGCAAAGTAGTGTCGGTTTCAGCAAGTGCTATTGAGAGGTCAAAAACCTTTTTCAAAGACATTGATAGTAGTGTGGATACCCCAGACGAAACAAAATCAAAGGAAGTGAATGCAAAATTGGATCTTAAAGTAGAAAGAAGCCAGCCCGTATTTGTCAGTGGGTTCAAGATGGCAAGTGGGAAAGGAGTCAGCTTTTCAGAAACAGCACTTATGAAATCAAAGGCTTTCTTCGAAGACTGTGATCTTGATTGCTCAGATCATTCTCAAGGCAAAGGAGAAAAGTCAAGTGTGATGAATAACTGTGGCTTCAAGGCAGTCAAGGGAAACATGGTACATTCGCCTGGATTAGACAGTCTGAGCAAAAATGCTGCGAGTTTAAAGGAAGAACCCGCTTTCTTAAATAAATATGTCGAGAAGGAATCCACTAAAACCTCAGCAGAGATCCTTCAGTGCACATCTGGATTCAGTACAGCAAGTGGTAAAATGGTATCTGTTTCAGCAGAAGCACTTCATAGAGCTAAATCGGTGTTTGACGATCCAAATGATGCCTCACCTTGTAAAAAGACAATGGAAATTTCAGAAGAGAAGAGTGTTTCCAAAACAGAGACCGCTGTTCCAGGAAGAAGCTGGGGCTTTAGCACAGCAAGTGGTCGGATTGTCACCATATCTGACAAGGCACTGGAAAAAGCAAAGAATCTATTGACTGGTTGTGAAGTGGAAGGTTTAGCGCCAAATGGAGGCCTTTTGAATTCTACAAAGACATCTTCTGTAGACCCTAAGCAAATCACATACTTTAACACTGCCAGTGATAAAACTGTGGTTGTGCCAGAAAAGGCAATGAAAGAAGCTAAAGCTGTGTTTGCAGGTGGTGAAGACGTTTCACCTGGTTTACAAGAGATTGAGAGTCCCTTAACTTCACAAAAAGGGCAACAGAAAAGCCCTCACAGCAGTGCTTTGAGTACTAAGAATAAGGCCATGTTAGTCAATGCTGGGAGTTCTAAAGGAAACCAAAAGGGTGGAAACCCAACACCTGATAACTTTAGGGCTGGAAATGTTGGTTTCAGCACAGCCAGTGGAAAAGGTGTGTCTGTGTCAAAATCAGCCCTTCAAGTAGCTTTTGAAATGTTCAGAGATTGTGATGTACAGCCAGTTACTCATGAAAACCTTCAATGTATGAAGACTGAATGTCagtattcaaaaagcagtgagAAGTGTCCACCAGAGGTGCAAGAGCTTGATCAAATTGGGCAGACCAGAGCTGCTACTCCATCTCTTTCATCACAAGAAATACACAGCGATGCTTCACCGTTGACTCGTCATTCCTTAGACATTAATGGGTGCACTGTTACTCAGCAGAAGTATTTTGAGCAGGAAGCTATGGCTTGCACTAAAGCCTTGTTAGAGGATGATCTCAATGAGCGCAGTCTTTTAGAAACTTTGGAGGACACTGACAGTAGGAAAAGTCCTGCTGTCTCACTGAAGAGATCCCTTGAGGCAGCCATAGTGGAAGGAAAATGGATGTCTGATGTTGGTTTGACAG GTCAACCTCCTTTGAAAAGAAGACTTATTTCAGAGTTTGGCCAGATTTCAGATCGTGCAAGTATCTGCGCTCCTGTGAAAAGCAGTCCAAATG GAACACTAAAAGACAGAAGAGTTCATTTAAAGCCCAGTATCACTCATCCATCCAG GAATTTCATGGACCAAAAAATTAGCAGCTCAGAtctgcagactgcttcttcACTTTCATCTGGCCAAAAACGAGGATCAGATCCCAAGGCAGTGATGTTTGTACCCCCATTTCGGAAGAATAATAAATCAGAGGTAGAAAAAACCTGCATTCCCAGAGATATTGCCAAAGTGCCCAGTGTGTTTGTTCCACCAGTTAAAAAGGACTCCGTGGTGAGTGTTCATCATGTAAGGAGTTCACAAAAAAGTTCTACTGACTCAGAATCCCCATCCATCTCAAGCTCTGGTTGTGAGAAAAAGATGGCTAATCCAGAGGTAAAGTCCCACACTGTTGTGAAAAATGTTGTTGAAGacatgaagaaagagaaagaagtcGAGGAAGACATGACGTTGGAAGATCTGTCCGTTCAAACCCATCAAGAAAAAG TAACTGAGACCTGGCAGCAGTCCTTGGAGTTAGCACGAGATATGCAGGATATGAGAATCAGAAAGAAGAAGCGTCAGAGCATTCGCCCTCTGCCTGGCAGCTTTTACCTGGCTAAGACATCTGGCGTGGCGAGAATATCCCTGAGAGAGGCTGTTGAATACAAGTGCCCATTGCAACACACTCAGGAACAg CTGTATCAGTATGGTGTACACTGCAACGTCTCCCAGATCAcatctgaaaatgcagagtcGTTCAGGTTCAGCTTTGATGATTTCTTCAAACGCAAGGCATTCATAGAGAACACTGGTGTCCAGCTGGCTGATGGTGGCTGGTTGATCCCAGATAACAGAGGAACTATGGGCAAGGAGGAGTTCTACAG AGCATTGTGTGACACTCCAGGTGTTGACCCCAAACTGATAAGTGAGGCCTGGGTCTTCAACCACTATCGATGGATTGTGTGGAAACGGGCCTGCATGGAGAGAGCCTTCCCAGAAGTAATGGGCAGTCGCTGTCTCACTCCAGAGCAAGTACTTCTGCAGCTGAAACTCAG atATGACACTGAAGTGGACTGCAGTCAGAGATCAGCTCTGAAGAAGATCATGGAAAGGGACGACACCCCAGCCAAGACGTTAGTGCTGTGCATGTGTGGTATTGCCAAATCTGGCCACAGTGAAGCGAGGACAGAGAAATCGGTGGCCGCCACTGATGCCAAGTCTGAGTCACCTGCTGTGGTCATATGGCTTACTGATGGCTGGTATTCCATTAAAGCACTGCTGGACCCTCCACTCTCTGCCATGGTGCAAAAGGGTCGTCTCAGAATTGGAGGGAAAGTTATGATCCATGGGGCAGAGCTCGTTGGCTCTCATGATGCTTGTCCTCCTCTAGAGGCCCCTGATTCACTCATGCTTAAG ATTTCGGCGAACAGCACAAGGCGAGCTCATTGGGATAGCAAGCTGGGCTTCCATAAAGACCCTCGACCCTTCAGGCTCCCACTGTCTTCACTGTACCCGAACGGGGGAGTGGTGGGCTGTGTGGACATCATTGTATTGAGGAGCTATCCCACTCAG tgGATGGAGAAGAAGTCTGGAGTCTTTGTGTTTCGTAATGATCGAGCTGAAGACAGAGAGGCCAGACGCCACAGCAGCGCCAAGCAGAAGACCATGGAGCTTCTGTTCTCCAAGATACAAGCccagtttgagagagaggaggaag ataagaaaaaaaacagaagaaggagaaggttTCGTTGCCATGAGATTGAGAACCTGCAGGATGGGGAGGACCTTTATGAAGCAATGGAGAGTGACCCAGCTTATGTGGAG GCCCACCTGAGTGCGGGCCAGATGGAGGTTGTGAGCAGTTACAGGCGTAGTGTGGCTGAGCAGAGGCAGGCTGAGCTGCAGGATCGTTTGCGCAAGGCTGTGCAGGAGGCTGAGGAGGCTGAGGGTGGCTGTCCCAACAGAGATGTCACACCTGTCTGGAAACTCTCCATCACTGACTTTAATAACAGCAACTGCA TTTATACACTGAATATTTGGCGGCCCTCTGTGGAGTTGCGCTCCTTACTGAGAGAGGGCTGCAGGTACAAGGCTTATCATCTGGCTGCATCTATGGCAAAGAAAAGATCCGGCACAACCAGCATCCAATTCACCGCCACAAAGAAAACGCGGTTTCAGGACATAGAG GTTTGTCCAGAATGGTTAAGTACACATTTTCCTGCGAGGCAATTAGCAAGCTTCAGGGACCTTCAGAACCCTGGATTCAGCTCTCCGTGTGGAGAGGTTGATGTTGTAGGATATGTCATCTCTATCTTGGATAGACAAG CTCCCTCTCCAGTATTGTATTTGGTGGATGACAAGTTTGACTTTGTCTCTGTGAGGAGCTTCAGTAGTCTGGTTCAGCTAGCTCTGGAGGATCTGGTGAAACCGTTTGCTTTACTGGCTGTAAGCAACTTGCAACTGCGGGAGCTCTCTGGGCCTGTTCCCAGACTTTATGCTGGAGAACAAGCACTGTTCTCTATAAACTCAAAAGAGACCCACTTGCAGGAAGCTGTGGCTCACCTGAAGACCTTTGTACAG AGTTATGAGAATTTCTTCAGTGTTGCTGAGGAGAAGCTCTCAAATCTGATTCCACCAGGCAACTTGAAGTCTGTACAGTCCCCAAGAACTCTAGGTGTGCCATCCATGCCAAAGCCTAACAGCAAAATGAAt ATAACACCACAGCAGTCAAGAGTTTTCTCCCCTTTTACACCAGTGACTAAGAGAGCCCCTGCATCCACTGCTCAAACCACTGAGGCCAAAGACCCCAAAAGTTTGAAGAGAAAGCGAGGTATAGACTACCTGTCCCGTGTTCCCTCTCCACCACCCCTCAGTCCTCTGAGCATTGTCACCTCTCCCAGTGTTAAGAAGACATTTAATCCTCCCAGGAGGTCAGGGCCCCCACAGCTGGCCTGTCCAGATCCAGCCCTGACCCGCCGGTCTGCTTCCCCAGCTGTGGAGGAGCAGTGGGTGAAAGATGAGGAACTGGCCATGATAAATACTCAAACACTAGTAGACTAA